From Marmota flaviventris isolate mMarFla1 chromosome X, mMarFla1.hap1, whole genome shotgun sequence, the proteins below share one genomic window:
- the LOC114081456 gene encoding large ribosomal subunit protein eL42-like — MANVPKTRRTFCKKCGKHQPHKVTQYKKGKDSLYAQGKRRNDRKQSGYGGQTKPIFRKKAKTTKKIVLRLECVEPNCRSKRMLAIKRCKHFELGGDKKSKGQVI, encoded by the coding sequence ATGGCCAATGTACCTAAAACTCGAAGGACTTTCTGTAAAAAGTGTGGCAAGCACCAGCCTCACAAAGTGACCCAGTATAAGAAGGGCAAGGATTCCCTTTACGCCCAAGGAAAGAGGCGCAATGATCGGAAGCAGAGTGGATACGGTGGGCAGACAAAGCCAATTTTCCGCAAGAAGGCTAAAACCACGAAGAAGATTGTGCTAAGACTTGAATGCGTTGAACCAAATTGCAGATCCAAGAGGATGCTGGCCATCAAGAGATGCAAGCATTTCGAACTGGGAGGAGACAAGAAGAGTAAAGGCCAAGTGATttag